In a genomic window of Clavelina lepadiformis chromosome 7, kaClaLepa1.1, whole genome shotgun sequence:
- the LOC143465930 gene encoding tetratricopeptide repeat protein 19, mitochondrial-like isoform X3 — MKSSIELVYAKLCSLDVRQTDLQRCTHGTEHTLGVNMFRTFFMTQLVCSSFSSMRLSFRYMSRRRPICCHQQLSKASPKFQKNSQCRPGFLSVLLSFSLFGTSTSTDENMKQDLNEQNQDISDLIQKGKKMLVKGEHTSKAEMLYLHALHIALERKDRRVIARVQDLLANLALTTNQLDKAEPLFRNVLQNLIATGTSQTDPAVLEISLKLASIYAQRGEKELAITGYEWCSETCRNNVKEMEKKNLKTKEYSNGLALLGMILDSYGRYLHDISENKLAFAYTAEALEISKLLFGEKDIRTLVLLNDLSSIKSTMGDYNKALEYARRAIKVAEENPSIADASEKAIFYANLSYIYVQQGVQQYMKPETTL, encoded by the exons atgaaaagcagtattgagtTGGtttatgccaaactctgcagtctggatGTTAGGCAAACTGACCTGCAGCGTTGTACGCATGGCACAGAACACACCCTGGG TGTGAACATGTTCAGGACTTTCTTTATGACACAACTTGTTTGTTCTTCCTTTTCCTCTATGAGATTATCGTTCCGCTACATGTCTAGAAGAAG GCCAATATGTTGTCATCAACAACTTTCGAAGGCAAGCCCcaagtttcaaaaaaattctCAATGTAGACCAG GttttttgtctgttttgttGTCTTTCTCTTTGTTTGGAACATCGACTAGTACTGATGAAAATATGAAACAAGATCTTAATGAACAAAACCAAGATATAAGTGATCTTATCCAGAAGGGTAAA AAAATGCTTGTAAAAGGGGAACACACAAGTAAGGCAGAAATGCTTTATTTGCATGCATTGCACATTGCATTGGAAAGAAAAGACCGTCGCGTTATTGCACGAGTTCAAGATCTTCTGGCAAATTTGGCTCTGACAACAAACCAACTTGACAAG GCTGAACCGCTTTTTCGAAATGTACTACAAAACCTTATAGCAACTGGCACCTCACAAACTGATCCAGCTGTACTGGAAATTTCACTGAAATTAGCCAGTATATATGCTCAAAGAGGAGAAAAGGAATTAGCAATAACAGGTTATGAATGGTGCTCTGAAACATGCAGGAATAACGTTAAAGAAatggaaaagaaaaatttaaaaactaaag agtattctaatgGTCTTGCTCTGCTTGGAATGATTCTTGATTCATATGGAAGATACTTGCATGatatttctgaaaacaaactgGCCTTTGCTTACACAGCTGAAGCATTAGAAATTAGCAAGCTTCTTTTTGGTGAAAAGGATATACGG ACATTAGTCTTACTTAATGATTTATCATCCATCAAATCGACAATGGGTGATTACAACAAAGCCCTGGAATATGCAAGAAGGGCAATAAAAGTTGCTGAAGAAAATCCCAGCATTGCAGATGCATCTGAGAAGGCGATATTTTATGCAAACCTATCTTATATTTATGTACAACAAG GTGTCCAACAGTACATGAAGCCAGAAACGACTCtataa
- the LOC143465930 gene encoding tetratricopeptide repeat protein 19, mitochondrial-like isoform X2 — MFRTFFMTQLVCSSFSSMRLSFRYMSRRRPICCHQQLSKASPKFQKNSQCRPGFLSVLLSFSLFGTSTSTDENMKQDLNEQNQDISDLIQKGKKMLVKGEHTSKAEMLYLHALHIALERKDRRVIARVQDLLANLALTTNQLDKAEPLFRNVLQNLIATGTSQTDPAVLEISLKLASIYAQRGEKELAITGYEWCSETCRNNVKEMEKKNLKTKEYSNGLALLGMILDSYGRYLHDISENKLAFAYTAEALEISKLLFGEKDIRTLVLLNDLSSIKSTMGDYNKALEYARRAIKVAEENPSIADASEKAIFYANLSYIYVQQGRTEEAEATFKQALVEVSKTKDNELKSHIASLINTLPLKNKSDDKKDGSNN; from the exons ATGTTCAGGACTTTCTTTATGACACAACTTGTTTGTTCTTCCTTTTCCTCTATGAGATTATCGTTCCGCTACATGTCTAGAAGAAG GCCAATATGTTGTCATCAACAACTTTCGAAGGCAAGCCCcaagtttcaaaaaaattctCAATGTAGACCAG GttttttgtctgttttgttGTCTTTCTCTTTGTTTGGAACATCGACTAGTACTGATGAAAATATGAAACAAGATCTTAATGAACAAAACCAAGATATAAGTGATCTTATCCAGAAGGGTAAA AAAATGCTTGTAAAAGGGGAACACACAAGTAAGGCAGAAATGCTTTATTTGCATGCATTGCACATTGCATTGGAAAGAAAAGACCGTCGCGTTATTGCACGAGTTCAAGATCTTCTGGCAAATTTGGCTCTGACAACAAACCAACTTGACAAG GCTGAACCGCTTTTTCGAAATGTACTACAAAACCTTATAGCAACTGGCACCTCACAAACTGATCCAGCTGTACTGGAAATTTCACTGAAATTAGCCAGTATATATGCTCAAAGAGGAGAAAAGGAATTAGCAATAACAGGTTATGAATGGTGCTCTGAAACATGCAGGAATAACGTTAAAGAAatggaaaagaaaaatttaaaaactaaag agtattctaatgGTCTTGCTCTGCTTGGAATGATTCTTGATTCATATGGAAGATACTTGCATGatatttctgaaaacaaactgGCCTTTGCTTACACAGCTGAAGCATTAGAAATTAGCAAGCTTCTTTTTGGTGAAAAGGATATACGG ACATTAGTCTTACTTAATGATTTATCATCCATCAAATCGACAATGGGTGATTACAACAAAGCCCTGGAATATGCAAGAAGGGCAATAAAAGTTGCTGAAGAAAATCCCAGCATTGCAGATGCATCTGAGAAGGCGATATTTTATGCAAACCTATCTTATATTTATGTACAACAAG GAAGAACTGAAGAAGCAGAAGCCACATTTAAACAAGCATTGGTGGAGGTATCAAAAACTAAAGACAATGAACTAAAATCTCATATTGCTTCCCTAATAAATACCCTGCctcttaaaaacaaaagtgatGACAAGAAAGATGGTTCAAACAACTGA
- the LOC143465930 gene encoding tetratricopeptide repeat protein 19, mitochondrial-like isoform X1, producing the protein MKSSIELVYAKLCSLDVRQTDLQRCTHGTEHTLGVNMFRTFFMTQLVCSSFSSMRLSFRYMSRRRPICCHQQLSKASPKFQKNSQCRPGFLSVLLSFSLFGTSTSTDENMKQDLNEQNQDISDLIQKGKKMLVKGEHTSKAEMLYLHALHIALERKDRRVIARVQDLLANLALTTNQLDKAEPLFRNVLQNLIATGTSQTDPAVLEISLKLASIYAQRGEKELAITGYEWCSETCRNNVKEMEKKNLKTKEYSNGLALLGMILDSYGRYLHDISENKLAFAYTAEALEISKLLFGEKDIRTLVLLNDLSSIKSTMGDYNKALEYARRAIKVAEENPSIADASEKAIFYANLSYIYVQQGRTEEAEATFKQALVEVSKTKDNELKSHIASLINTLPLKNKSDDKKDGSNN; encoded by the exons atgaaaagcagtattgagtTGGtttatgccaaactctgcagtctggatGTTAGGCAAACTGACCTGCAGCGTTGTACGCATGGCACAGAACACACCCTGGG TGTGAACATGTTCAGGACTTTCTTTATGACACAACTTGTTTGTTCTTCCTTTTCCTCTATGAGATTATCGTTCCGCTACATGTCTAGAAGAAG GCCAATATGTTGTCATCAACAACTTTCGAAGGCAAGCCCcaagtttcaaaaaaattctCAATGTAGACCAG GttttttgtctgttttgttGTCTTTCTCTTTGTTTGGAACATCGACTAGTACTGATGAAAATATGAAACAAGATCTTAATGAACAAAACCAAGATATAAGTGATCTTATCCAGAAGGGTAAA AAAATGCTTGTAAAAGGGGAACACACAAGTAAGGCAGAAATGCTTTATTTGCATGCATTGCACATTGCATTGGAAAGAAAAGACCGTCGCGTTATTGCACGAGTTCAAGATCTTCTGGCAAATTTGGCTCTGACAACAAACCAACTTGACAAG GCTGAACCGCTTTTTCGAAATGTACTACAAAACCTTATAGCAACTGGCACCTCACAAACTGATCCAGCTGTACTGGAAATTTCACTGAAATTAGCCAGTATATATGCTCAAAGAGGAGAAAAGGAATTAGCAATAACAGGTTATGAATGGTGCTCTGAAACATGCAGGAATAACGTTAAAGAAatggaaaagaaaaatttaaaaactaaag agtattctaatgGTCTTGCTCTGCTTGGAATGATTCTTGATTCATATGGAAGATACTTGCATGatatttctgaaaacaaactgGCCTTTGCTTACACAGCTGAAGCATTAGAAATTAGCAAGCTTCTTTTTGGTGAAAAGGATATACGG ACATTAGTCTTACTTAATGATTTATCATCCATCAAATCGACAATGGGTGATTACAACAAAGCCCTGGAATATGCAAGAAGGGCAATAAAAGTTGCTGAAGAAAATCCCAGCATTGCAGATGCATCTGAGAAGGCGATATTTTATGCAAACCTATCTTATATTTATGTACAACAAG GAAGAACTGAAGAAGCAGAAGCCACATTTAAACAAGCATTGGTGGAGGTATCAAAAACTAAAGACAATGAACTAAAATCTCATATTGCTTCCCTAATAAATACCCTGCctcttaaaaacaaaagtgatGACAAGAAAGATGGTTCAAACAACTGA